A genome region from Deltaproteobacteria bacterium HGW-Deltaproteobacteria-2 includes the following:
- a CDS encoding glycine dehydrogenase (aminomethyl-transferring) (acts in conjunction with GvcH to form H-protein-S-aminomethyldihydrolipoyllysine from glycine; forms a heterodimer with subunit 1 to form the P protein), whose protein sequence is MELIFEISKSGRSTADIPASDVPAVNVEHTIGSKYLRDELDLPEVAEIDLIRHYTNLSRRNFGVDLGFYPLGSCTMKYNPKVNEHVALLSGFTGLHPYVDEESAQGNLQLMYEMQKYLCDIFGMAEFTLQPAAGAHGELTGVMMIKKYFERKGQKRRIVLIPDAAHGTNPASSALCGFEVMELRSNSEGGVDIEHLQSLMTEDVAALMLTNPNTLGLFERNIEKVAAIVHGKGGLLYGDGANANAFMGKTRPGDLGFDVIQLNLHKTFSTPHGGGGPGSGPVGVGKELVDFLPVPRVVKKDDKYKWSEKFPDTIGRVRSFYGNFNVIVKAYTYIRSLGAEGLKHATEMAVLNANYIKEKLKPYFDLPYDRICMHECVFSGNRQVAQSGVHTSDIAKKLIDYGYHPPTIYFPLIVHEAIMIEPTETESKETLDTFCNAMIAIAQEAKENPEGVKNAPVTTPVSRLDEVLAARKPDVCWKRS, encoded by the coding sequence ATGGAATTAATATTTGAAATAAGTAAATCGGGGCGCAGCACAGCGGATATTCCCGCCAGTGATGTGCCCGCTGTCAATGTTGAACATACAATCGGCAGTAAGTATCTGCGCGATGAACTTGATTTGCCTGAAGTTGCCGAAATTGATTTAATCCGGCATTATACCAATTTATCACGGCGTAATTTCGGTGTTGATCTTGGATTTTATCCTCTTGGCTCCTGCACGATGAAATATAATCCCAAAGTTAACGAGCATGTCGCACTACTTTCCGGCTTTACCGGACTGCATCCCTATGTTGATGAAGAATCTGCTCAGGGGAATCTGCAACTGATGTATGAAATGCAAAAATATTTGTGCGACATTTTCGGCATGGCGGAATTCACTCTTCAGCCTGCGGCTGGAGCTCACGGCGAACTTACCGGCGTAATGATGATTAAAAAATATTTTGAGAGAAAAGGCCAGAAACGCCGGATTGTTCTGATTCCCGATGCCGCTCACGGAACCAATCCGGCATCCAGTGCTCTTTGCGGATTTGAAGTGATGGAACTTCGTTCCAACAGCGAAGGCGGCGTGGATATTGAACATCTTCAATCATTGATGACGGAGGATGTAGCGGCTTTGATGCTAACCAACCCCAATACGCTGGGATTGTTCGAGCGCAATATCGAAAAAGTGGCCGCCATTGTTCATGGAAAAGGAGGTCTGCTCTACGGCGACGGCGCCAATGCCAACGCCTTCATGGGTAAAACAAGACCGGGTGATTTGGGCTTCGATGTTATTCAACTTAATCTGCATAAAACCTTTTCCACGCCGCACGGCGGAGGTGGTCCGGGTAGCGGCCCGGTAGGTGTTGGTAAAGAGCTTGTTGATTTTCTGCCTGTGCCGCGCGTTGTTAAAAAAGATGATAAATATAAATGGTCGGAAAAATTTCCCGATACCATCGGCCGTGTCCGTTCATTTTACGGAAATTTCAATGTGATTGTGAAAGCCTACACCTATATTCGCTCTTTGGGTGCTGAAGGTCTGAAGCATGCCACCGAAATGGCTGTGCTCAACGCCAACTACATCAAGGAAAAACTGAAACCATATTTTGATTTGCCTTATGATCGAATCTGCATGCACGAATGTGTTTTTTCCGGTAATAGACAGGTTGCCCAAAGCGGAGTGCACACATCTGATATTGCCAAGAAACTGATTGATTATGGTTATCATCCACCGACAATTTACTTTCCGCTCATTGTGCATGAAGCCATTATGATCGAACCCACCGAAACGGAAAGCAAAGAGACTCTGGATACTTTCTGTAACGCCATGATTGCCATAGCCCAAGAAGCTAAAGAGAATCCTGAAGGCGTAAAAAATGCGCCGGTGACAACGCCGGTCAGCCGGCTTGATGAAGTGCTGGCTGCCCGCAAACCGGACGTCTGTTGGAAAAGATCATAA